The DNA window GCCGTACCAAAGGCCTGACGGTCTGTTGCTTCCCCGGCAAAAAAGACTTTTCCATTGAGATTTTCGGCCAAGTCATCCCGCATCTGGGGTGTGCTACCGACAGCATTAAATGAGTAGGAACCGCGGGCAAAGGGATCCGCAAACCAACGGGTGATTTGATACCCCACCGGATCCCTGACCGTCTCCCCGAAAAGGCGAGTTAAGGTTTGCAGGGCGCTGTCCACAATCTCTCGATCCGTTTGAGCTTCCAGCGCACGGCCATAGGCAGCAGCATTAAACCCCAGCAGGATCGGCAACCCCAAAGAGGGCACCAAACTGACCCAGCTTGTCCAGGATCCCCGTTGCGGCGACACTTGCTCGATCCAATCCACAGTCTCGGGCCAAAACACCTCAGGAAACCGCAGGTAACACTTGTTCAACACCCCCATCCCCAACCCTTGAATGGCTCTCCGCTTGGATTCGGGGAGTTCAGGTTCGAAGGTTACCTGATTGGCCTTGAGCACACCTAGGGGCAAAGTCACGATCACCTTGTCGGCTGAGTAGCTGTTTTGAGGGGTGCTCACCACAACCTCGGAGCCAGCCCAACGAACAGCTTTAGCCTCCTCCCCCAACCGGATGGTTAAGCCTGCCGCCAAATGCTCCACAATCGTTCGATAGCCCTGCACAAACAGGGCATCACTGCCATCGTATGCCTCCCCATCGTCATACCAATGAGTAGAAAGTTCCTCAGCGCTACCGGCGTATTGGTGTTCAATCGTACTGGTGAGGACAAAGTATAACCACTGTTGCTCCTGAGGGGAGAGGGTTGAGCCGTTGAGAGCGGCTAGCACCGTCCCATGGACGGATTGATCGGGATCCCGATTTTGCCCTTGACGCAGCACCTTTTCCACCCGCTCGATCCACTCTTCCAGTTGGGATTCTCCCGCTTCATCCAGTACATCGCCCGCTGGGCCATAGACCCAAGCATTTTCAGAATCAGTGGTCACTAGGTCTGCCGAGATAGACTGGGCCAACGTCGTCAGGGGATTGCCGTCAAGGCCATGGATCCAGGACGCCCCCATATCCACCGGAGCATCTGCCCAGGTTTGACTGGTCCAAGTGCGCCCACCGATGCGATCCCTCGCTTCTAGCACCTGTACGCTGTATCCCGCTTGGGTTAGTTTTTTTGCAGCAGCCAGTCCCGCCAGCCCCGCCCCAAGGATCAAAACCGCTGGCTTTTGGGAGGCATAACTGTTGTGGGTGCCCAGGTTGGATCCCAGACTCAAAACGGATCCCGCCAGTACCATTTGGCTGAGCCTGAGAAGCTCACGACGCTTGATCCTCCTCTGCACAACCCAAGGGGGCACTACCATGCAGCCGCTCTAAATCTATTCGCCCATTTTAGTCAGAAGAACTCAATGAATTGAAGCAATGAATTGAAGCACAACAGGGATATCCAATCCTAGGGCTTTGGGCGTTCTCAGCCTGTTGAGATCAACCGCCTGACCTGCTTGCTGAAGGGACAAACCCTCTAGGATAGAGATAGACAAGGTGGATACCGCTGACCCGACGCAAGGGAGGATCTTCAGCATGAACCCGAACGAAACTCCGGATCCCAACATCTCCGGTGAGAATAAAGAGACTACCCCGGCCCCAATCGAGTACGACGTGGAGGAGTTTAAGATCAGCGGAGATGATTTGCTGGCCAAAATTCGGGAGCTAATCGAAGAAGCCAACGTTCGCCGCATTCTTATCAAAAATGCTGAAGGGCACACCCTGATCGAAATTCCTCTCGGAGTGGGTGTAGCAGCAGGTGTTTTGGGGGCAACTTTGTTCCCGATTCTGGCGGCTGTTGGGGCGATCGGGGCTCTGGTTGCCAAATTAACCATTGTGGTGGAGCGTACCATTCGGGATGAGGATCCCTAGGGGTGTGCTGGGGGATAGATTGAGATTGAGAGCGTGCGGCGCTTCTGGGCAGCCCTAACCTTTTACACCACCTTGCCCTTGGGAAGGTCGGAAAATCTAGAGTTTACGGGCATTGCCGCCTGGTTGCCGGCGGTGGGTTTGGTTATTGGCGGGATCCTCTGCTTGATCGGGATCCCGTTACGGGCCTTTCCGGATCCGGTACGTGCTGCTGTGCTGCTAGCCGTATGGGTACTGCTGACGGGTGGGTTGCATCTGGACGGGGTGGCGGATACTGCCGATGGCCTTGCGATCAATATCCACAAAGAAAGTCATCAAGGAGTCACCCAGGGAAGTGAGACAGAACCTGGAGCACGAGGATCCCGTCGTCGCCTAGAGGTGATGCAAGATAGCCACACAGGAGCTTACGGGGTGATGGCCCTGACTTTGCTCCTCCTGCTGAAATTTGCTGCCCTCACCCATTTGCGAGTTTGGCCCTTATTGCTGTTGGTACCTGCTTGGGGCCGTTGGGGGCAGTTGCTGGCCATTGCCCTTTACCCCTATCTGCGTCAACAGGGATCCGGGCGCTTCTTAAAGGAGTCCACCCCCTTTCCTGCTGCCCTCTGGCCGGGAACAGCTCTGCTGCTGGGTTTAACGGTTGGATTGGCTTGGGCGGGGATCCTAGACGGGCAACTCGCGGGGATCTGGACAATGGGAGCCGCTACTGGGGCCGTTGGAGTGGGGTACTGGATCAACCGTCAGTTGGGGGGACATACGGGCGATACCTACGGGGCCACCTTGGAATGGTCGGAAGCGATAGCATTGCTGTGGGGATCCCTCTTTGGGTCTGGGTCATGACTGCCTTGCCAATGACTGCTCTGCAAACCTCCTTTCAAATCACGCTGGCTCCACTCTCCATCGAGCAAGTACACGAAAAAGCAGCTCACCCTGGCAATGGCGCCGTGGTGGTGATGAGTGGGACAGTACGAGACAATACTGCCGGTCGTCCTGTGGATTATTTGGAGTATCAAGCCTATGAACCGATGGCCCTTAAGGTTTTTGCCGATATTGCCCAACACATTCGGTCCCGCTGGCCGGACAGCAACAGTGTGGTGATTCATCATCGGGTAGGCAAGCTGCGCGTTGGCGAGATCAGTGTGTTGGTGGCGGTGGGAATGCCCCATCGAGCCGAAGCCTTCGCCGCCTGTCAATGGGCTATCGATACCCTCAAGCACAATGCCCCAATCTGGAAAAAAGAGCATTGGCGGGATGGATCCAGTGAATGGGTGAGCATTGGCGCTTGTGAGGTTGCACAGCCGGAAACCCCTCCCCTCTAGCAAGGGATCCCTTTTCATCCAAACTGAGGGCCAGACGAGGGTGTTCTATCCCGGCAGAGCGAGGTCAGGTTCGGCCAAAAAGTTCAAAGCCACGGACAAAAACGCCTCGGGGGCTTCGATATGGGGAAAGGCCGCCCCTGGCAGCCGGTAAATGGGGACATCCGGGCGCAGAACGCGATACCGCTCCGCTTGTTCTGGGGTTGTGAGGCGGTTGCGCTCTCCCCATACCAGGGCCATGGGCTTAGAGACCCCCTGAAAGTCTTCTTGAATGGGTAAATTCAGCTTGCCGGTCAGAAAAGAACGGGGGGCAAATTGGGCCCCCGCCTGGTGAGCGGCCTGGTAGTAGTAGTCCACCACCGCTGCATCCAGGGCATAGTCGGGGGAGAATAAACTTTGCTCTGTAAACAGGCGCACACTCCAGGGGGCAGTAATGCCGTTGTAAAGAGCTAAGCCCAGCACCGGCAGACTCAACAACCCGTAGGCAACCTGAGCCAAAGGGATCCCGATGCTCTCCGGGATCAGGCTATTGTCTCCCAATGGCGCGATCAGCAGCAGTTTTTGCCAGTGGTGGGGTTGCAGCCGGGCGGAGCGGAGGACAAATCCTGCCGAGAGAGAGTTGGCAATGGCGTGGGTGGGTCGCCCGATCACCTGCTCGACAAAATCCCCGATCAGTTGGGCGTAAAGGCTGCCCGTATATTCCAAGTCGGGGCGTTCGGAGTTGCCCCAACCCAACAGATCCAGAGCATACACCTGATATCGCTGGCCCAGTTCCCCCATAATGGCCCGAAACTCGTAGCTGGAGGATCCTGCCCCGATGCCGTGGAGCAACAGCAGTGGCTCACCGACTCCAGTGACTCTGTAAAATAGGCGATGCCCGCGCCAGAAAAAGGGCTTGGCTTCTCCCGGCAGGACACTGGCTAGAGGCTGAG is part of the Thermostichus vulcanus str. 'Rupite' genome and encodes:
- a CDS encoding flavin monoamine oxidase family protein, with amino-acid sequence MVVPPWVVQRRIKRRELLRLSQMVLAGSVLSLGSNLGTHNSYASQKPAVLILGAGLAGLAAAKKLTQAGYSVQVLEARDRIGGRTWTSQTWADAPVDMGASWIHGLDGNPLTTLAQSISADLVTTDSENAWVYGPAGDVLDEAGESQLEEWIERVEKVLRQGQNRDPDQSVHGTVLAALNGSTLSPQEQQWLYFVLTSTIEHQYAGSAEELSTHWYDDGEAYDGSDALFVQGYRTIVEHLAAGLTIRLGEEAKAVRWAGSEVVVSTPQNSYSADKVIVTLPLGVLKANQVTFEPELPESKRRAIQGLGMGVLNKCYLRFPEVFWPETVDWIEQVSPQRGSWTSWVSLVPSLGLPILLGFNAAAYGRALEAQTDREIVDSALQTLTRLFGETVRDPVGYQITRWFADPFARGSYSFNAVGSTPQMRDDLAENLNGKVFFAGEATDRQAFGTAHGAYLSGLRAAQEMMQST
- a CDS encoding adenosylcobinamide-GDP ribazoletransferase — its product is MRRFWAALTFYTTLPLGRSENLEFTGIAAWLPAVGLVIGGILCLIGIPLRAFPDPVRAAVLLAVWVLLTGGLHLDGVADTADGLAINIHKESHQGVTQGSETEPGARGSRRRLEVMQDSHTGAYGVMALTLLLLLKFAALTHLRVWPLLLLVPAWGRWGQLLAIALYPYLRQQGSGRFLKESTPFPAALWPGTALLLGLTVGLAWAGILDGQLAGIWTMGAATGAVGVGYWINRQLGGHTGDTYGATLEWSEAIALLWGSLFGSGS
- a CDS encoding DUF4342 domain-containing protein; its protein translation is MNPNETPDPNISGENKETTPAPIEYDVEEFKISGDDLLAKIRELIEEANVRRILIKNAEGHTLIEIPLGVGVAAGVLGATLFPILAAVGAIGALVAKLTIVVERTIRDEDP
- a CDS encoding molybdenum cofactor biosynthesis protein MoaE, with the translated sequence MTALPMTALQTSFQITLAPLSIEQVHEKAAHPGNGAVVVMSGTVRDNTAGRPVDYLEYQAYEPMALKVFADIAQHIRSRWPDSNSVVIHHRVGKLRVGEISVLVAVGMPHRAEAFAACQWAIDTLKHNAPIWKKEHWRDGSSEWVSIGACEVAQPETPPL
- a CDS encoding alpha/beta fold hydrolase; the protein is MKELSQVLKTGLWATVAGVSALAILNAWISAQTQPLASVLPGEAKPFFWRGHRLFYRVTGVGEPLLLLHGIGAGSSSYEFRAIMGELGQRYQVYALDLLGWGNSERPDLEYTGSLYAQLIGDFVEQVIGRPTHAIANSLSAGFVLRSARLQPHHWQKLLLIAPLGDNSLIPESIGIPLAQVAYGLLSLPVLGLALYNGITAPWSVRLFTEQSLFSPDYALDAAVVDYYYQAAHQAGAQFAPRSFLTGKLNLPIQEDFQGVSKPMALVWGERNRLTTPEQAERYRVLRPDVPIYRLPGAAFPHIEAPEAFLSVALNFLAEPDLALPG